The Brassica oleracea var. oleracea cultivar TO1000 chromosome C6, BOL, whole genome shotgun sequence genomic interval TATAGGAGGGTGTTGACTCTTCTAAGTTTGGTGAGTTTGTTACACGTGTTCCTCACATTTAGCTTTGACTCCTTTCTACATTATTCAAGTTACGAGCTACCTTCCGAGATATGGGGGATCTTTTAGACTTATTCTTTGATCCAAGCCAAAGATCTCATTTGACTCGTGCGGGCTCTATGAGCCGATATTACGTCCCTCTGGGCTGGTTTTAAACCCAACTCGAGTTAATGCTAACCGGTCTTCTAATTCTTTTAGCGGGATGGATTTAGTACAAAATCCAGTATCAACACTCGTGTATGCCTCCAAAGTGACATGTTAAGGCCATTGGTCTTACCTTTGTTGGATTAAGCTTGAAGAGCAAGGAAGCTTAGAGATAAGCATGAGGCCTAATCCTACCGAGATATGGATAGATATGTTTAGGAGTTATCTAAATGTATTGTTTAATAGGATTAGGAAATAATAAACTCTATATAAGGAGATGTCAAGGTGTGACATAACTTACAAGAGTTTAGAGATTGAGAGCTTAAGTTTTGAGCATATTTTCTTAAGCTAATAAGAGAGGCATTCTTCTATAATCTTTGAGTTCTATATTTGGTATGAGAGCTTTCAGAAAAATCAACCTCGGTTGATAATTTGAATAACGATCGAGAATGGGAGACCTAGCAATAATATCGACTGCGAAATCGAAGGATGGAGAGCAATCCTCCATCAAGTGTCCGATGTTGAACTCAACCAACTACATGGTGTGGGCGATACGGATGAGGAATTTTCTTAAGATTCATAAGGTGTGGAGTAATGTCGAGAACGGAACGGACGAGAATGATAAGAACGACGTAGCAATTGCTTTGTTGTTCCGAGCAATACCCGAGACCTTGGTTCTGCAAGTTGGAGAGTTGAACACTGCGAAGAAGGTGTGGGATGCTGTCAGGGCTCGACATGTTGGTGCAGAGAGGGTAAAGGAAGCCAGGTTGCAGACTTTAATGGCAGAGTTTGATAGGTTGAAGATGAAAGACACCACGAAGATCGACGACTTCGTCGGCAAGCTATCAGAGCTTTCTTCTAAGTCCAGTGCTTTGGGAGAGGAGATTGAGGAACCAAAACTCGTCAAGAAGTTTCTTAAGTGCCTTCCTCGCAAGAAGTATATACACATTGTCGCAGCTCTTGAACAAGTGCTTGATCTCAAGACCACGAGTTTTGAAGATATTGTGGGGCGCTTGAAGGCCTATGAAGAACGTGTTCAGGAGGAAGATGGCAATCAGGAAGATCAAAGCAAGCTTATGTATTCTAATGCAGAGCAGCAATCCACGCGTGATTCTCAGGATGATAGAGGGTATTGAGGCAGAGGAGGACGGACTAACAGGGGCTGAGGACGTGGACGCTATGGGGGAAGAGACACATCGAGAATAATGTGTTTCCGTTGTGACAAGATGGGTCACTACGCCACCACTTGTCCAGACCGTCTCCTCAAGTTGCAAGAAACGCAAGAACAAGAAAGAGATGATACACAAGATGCAGACGAGCTTATGATGCATGAGGTGATCTATCTTAATGAAGAGAAGGTAATGCTGAGCAGATACGAATCTTGTGGAGAGGATAATATGTGGTATCTGGACAATGGAGCCAGTAACCACATGACTGGAGATCGTCGATACTTCAAGAGAGTTAATGAGAGCATCACAGGAAAGGTCAAATTTGGGGATGACTCTCGCATAGACATCAAGGGAAAGGGGTTCCATTGAGTTTATAGACAGAAACGGAGAAACGAGAACAATGTGTGATGTCTACTACATACCTGACTTGAAGAGTAATATCATCAGTCTCGGACAAGCCACAGAATCAGGCTGCGATATAAGGCTGAAAAGAGAATGTTTGACTATGCATGATCAGGATGGTAAGTTGTTAAGGAGAGTTTAGAGTGGGTGAAGATCAAAGCAAGCTTATGTATTCTAATGCAGAGCAGCAATCCACGCGTGATTCTCAGGATGATAGAGGGTATTGAGGCAGAGGAGGACGGACTAACAGGGGCTGAGGACGTGGACGCTATGGGGGAAGAGACACATCGAGAATAATGTGTTTCCGTTGTGACAAGATGGGTCACTACGCCACCACTTGTCCAGACCGTCTCCTCAAGTTGCAAGAAACGCAAGAACAAGAAAGAGATGATACACAAGATGCAGACGAGCTTATGATGCATGAGGTGATCTATCTTAATGAAGAGAAGGTAATGCTGAGCAGATACGAATCTTGTGGAGAGGATAATATGTGGTATCTGGACAATGGAGCCAGTAACCACATGACTGGAGATCGTCGATACTTCAAGAGAGTT includes:
- the LOC106297237 gene encoding uncharacterized protein LOC106297237, which codes for MGDLAIISTAKSKDGEQSSIKCPMLNSTNYMVWAIRMRNFLKIHKVWSNVENGTDENDKNDVAIALLFRAIPETLVLQVGELNTAKKVWDAVRARHVGAERVKEARLQTLMAEFDRLKMKDTTKIDDFVGKLSELSSKSSALGEEIEEPKLVKKFLKCLPRKKYIHIVAALEQVLDLKTTSFEDIVGRLKAYEERVQEEDGNQEDQSKLMYSNAEQQSTRDSQDDRGY